The DNA segment TTCTGAATCTGACACAACACGCACGCAAGAGGTGTGTTTTCACTATGCAACGTCTGCGCCATTGGTGGAATGAAACGTTGACGCCGCGTCAACGCAGCATGTACACAACATTTTTGGTGATTATCGGGCTGACCATCCCCTGCTACATTTTGGGGTTTGTCCTGCTCTTTGCGGTGGAACCGTTGCCCGGCGGAAACGCAACACCGGCGCCAACGGCAACGTTTGCCGAACCCAAGATTACGCCTTTACCGCCTACGAACACGCCGCTTCCAACCGCAACCCGCGCGCCCACCAACACGCCGCCGCAAGAGCCAACCAACACGCCCTTGCCAACCGCCACACGCGTGCCAACACGCACAGCGTTGCCGACAGCCACGCCATCACCCAGCCCAACGCCGTCGCCCACGATCACGCCATCGCCCACGCCTTCACCATTGCCGTCGGCGACGCCAACAGCAACAATTGCGCCAACCGATACGCCCGTACCCACGGCGACACCAACGAGCGCACTGCCGACACCGACGACCGCACCGCCAACGCCTACACAGCCGCCTGAAACGCCAACACCAACCGTGGCGCCATCGCCGACAGCCACAACGGTTTCACTCCCGTTGCCAACACCCACGCTCACGGTCGCGCCCACACAGGTTGGCGTACAGCCGTCGCCAACACCAACACCCTAAGCCGTACTCACTATGGATTTGTTCGAGCATGCGCGTCGCGAACAGAATGCAGCAGAAGCGCCGCTCGCGGCGCGCATGCGCCCCCGCACATTGGATGAATTCGTTGGGCAAGAACACATCATTGGTCCGGGGCGCTTGCTCCGCCGCGCCATCCAAGCCGATCAACTCTCCTCGCTGATTTTTTACGGACCACCCGGCACGGGCAAAACCACGCTCGCCCGCATCATCGCGAACACCACCAAAGCCCACTTCATCGCCATCAACGCTGTGCTGGCAGGCGTCAAAGATATCCGCCAGGCGATTGAAACGGCGCAAGAACAACGCAACCTGTACGGTCGGCGCACCATCCTCTTTGTGGATGAAGTGCACCGCTTCAACAAAGCCCAACAAGACGCCCTGCTGCCCTGGGTGGAAAACGGCACGGTCATTCTCATCGGCGCCACGACTGAAAACCCCTATTTTGAAGTCAACAAAGCGCTGGTGAGCCGTTCGCGCATCTTTCAACTCAAACCGCTCAGCGAAAACGACCTGCGCCGTATCGCCGAACAAGCCCTGCGCGACCCCGAACGCGGCTACGGTCGCTTGAAGATCCACATGGAAGAAGAAGCACTTGCGCACCTGGTCAACGTCGCCAATGGCGACGCCCGCGCCTTACTCAACGCGCTGGAACTGGCAGTTGAAACCACGCCCCCCGATGAAGAGGGCGTTATCCACATCACGCTCGACGTTGCCGAAGAATCCATTCAGCGCCGTGCCGTCCTCTACGACAAAGAGGGCGACGCGCACTTCGATACCATCAGCGCCTTCATCAAAAGCGTGCGCGGCTCCGATCCGGACGCCGCGCTCTACTGGTTGGCGCGCATGGTCTATGCCGGTGAAGACCCGCGCTTTATTTTTCGCCGCTTGCTCATTCTCGCCAGCGAAGACGTAGGGCTTGCCGACCCCAACGCCATTGTGGTGGTGAATGCGTGCGCCGAAGCCTTTGACCGCGTTGGCATGCCCGAAGGGCAATTCCACCTGGCGCAAGCAACGCTCTATCTGGCAACCGCCCCCAAATCCAACAGCACTATGGGCTTCTTCGACGCATTGCGCATTGTCGAAGAGACACGCGAAGGCGAAGTTCCCACCCACCTGCGCGACGCCAGCCGCGACAAACAAGGCTTCGGGCATGGGGAAGGATACCGCTATCCACACGCCTACCGCAACCATTGGGTTGCGCAACAATACTTGCCCGACACACTGCAAGGGCATCTCTTCTACACGCCCTCCGACCAAGGGTATGAAGCCACCATTGCTGAGCAAGTCGCCCGTCGCCGTGAAGCCCAGATAGCCGCACTCAGCGACGGTGTGGGGCTCGCGCCGCCGGAAATTCTCACTTTCAGCCCAGCAGACACACAAACCGAACGTTGGTTGCAGCGCACGTTGGGGCAACAGGGCGATCGGCTCGCCTTCATCCGCGACCAACTGTTTGAACATGCCGCGCTTCAGCGCCACCACGTCGTGCTCGATCTGCACGCCGCGCGGGGTTTGCTGGTATGGGAAGCCATCCGCCGCACACCCGAAGGCGGGGTTTTCGCCGTCGCCCATACCGCCGAAGAAGGGGAACGCTTGCGCCGCGAAGCCGAGGCGCTGCCGCTTCTGCACCGCCCGCACATTCTGGTCGCGCCACCCGAAGCGCTCCTGCCAACGCTCGCCCAGGAAGCGCCCGACGTGCGATTTGACCGCATTGTGGGGTACGCCGCACTGTCGAAACTGGAAACGTGGGACGAGTGGCTGCACGGTTTGCGTTCCATCCTCGCC comes from the Ardenticatena maritima genome and includes:
- a CDS encoding AAA family ATPase — its product is MDLFEHARREQNAAEAPLAARMRPRTLDEFVGQEHIIGPGRLLRRAIQADQLSSLIFYGPPGTGKTTLARIIANTTKAHFIAINAVLAGVKDIRQAIETAQEQRNLYGRRTILFVDEVHRFNKAQQDALLPWVENGTVILIGATTENPYFEVNKALVSRSRIFQLKPLSENDLRRIAEQALRDPERGYGRLKIHMEEEALAHLVNVANGDARALLNALELAVETTPPDEEGVIHITLDVAEESIQRRAVLYDKEGDAHFDTISAFIKSVRGSDPDAALYWLARMVYAGEDPRFIFRRLLILASEDVGLADPNAIVVVNACAEAFDRVGMPEGQFHLAQATLYLATAPKSNSTMGFFDALRIVEETREGEVPTHLRDASRDKQGFGHGEGYRYPHAYRNHWVAQQYLPDTLQGHLFYTPSDQGYEATIAEQVARRREAQIAALSDGVGLAPPEILTFSPADTQTERWLQRTLGQQGDRLAFIRDQLFEHAALQRHHVVLDLHAARGLLVWEAIRRTPEGGVFAVAHTAEEGERLRREAEALPLLHRPHILVAPPEALLPTLAQEAPDVRFDRIVGYAALSKLETWDEWLHGLRSILAEGGVLALAEPLPRYTQRLSALVPPEMLPANLHARWQQAEEALYAHHPRLNRDETTLETALQRAGWHATITCHSFVSEIRLSPATVARWLTHNPATPSYMDLLREHLSEEDLAAIATALPTLARQTVRWQTRIAFLRATPTR